Proteins from a single region of Dyadobacter fanqingshengii:
- a CDS encoding deoxyguanosinetriphosphate triphosphohydrolase — protein MNWEKLLSAKRWGSEDKYNADPAEARSEFQRDYDRLIFSSPFRRLQNKTQVFPLPGSVFVHNRLTHSLEVASVGKSLGRIFYNQLKKDDPGIDDKLPLISEIGNIVSAACLAHDLGNPAFGHSGEAAISHYFTNDAGLQYRDKVTESQWADLTHFEGNANAFRILTHPYAGKGYGSFALTYSTLAAIAKYPCESIAGHNKSKIYTKKYGFFQSEQTGFQKIAADLELDMVTESPLVYKRHPLVYLVEAADDICYNIIDLEDAHRLKILSYGEVETLLLRLCNDPKMPARLTEIEDEDAKISLLRAKSISTLIFQCSELFYNEQETILNGDFNSGLIDAIPEPYRSVMKDISKISVNKIYNYASVVQIEVAGYKVMGGLLEEFVPAYLNNNSHYSRKLVDLIPKQFITSKTDEYAKIQTVLDFVSGMTDLYAVELFRKIKGISFPSLS, from the coding sequence ATGAATTGGGAAAAATTACTTTCGGCGAAACGGTGGGGCAGTGAAGACAAATATAATGCGGATCCCGCCGAGGCGCGGTCGGAGTTCCAGCGTGATTACGACCGGCTGATTTTTTCCTCACCATTCAGAAGATTGCAAAACAAAACGCAGGTTTTCCCACTTCCCGGCAGCGTTTTTGTACATAACCGGCTCACACACAGTCTGGAAGTTGCTAGTGTTGGAAAATCTCTGGGAAGGATTTTTTATAATCAACTTAAAAAAGATGATCCCGGTATCGACGACAAATTGCCGCTAATCAGTGAAATCGGGAACATTGTTTCGGCTGCTTGCCTCGCCCACGACCTGGGTAATCCTGCATTTGGACATTCGGGAGAGGCTGCGATCTCACATTATTTTACCAATGATGCGGGCCTGCAATATCGCGACAAAGTCACCGAATCGCAATGGGCTGATCTGACGCACTTTGAGGGGAATGCCAATGCATTTCGCATCCTTACGCACCCGTACGCGGGCAAGGGCTACGGAAGTTTTGCACTCACTTATTCCACACTTGCGGCCATTGCGAAATATCCATGCGAATCCATTGCCGGGCATAACAAATCGAAAATTTACACGAAAAAATACGGGTTTTTCCAGTCGGAACAAACTGGTTTTCAGAAGATCGCCGCTGATTTAGAGCTCGATATGGTTACGGAATCTCCATTGGTTTACAAGCGCCATCCACTGGTTTACTTGGTTGAGGCCGCGGATGATATTTGCTATAACATTATCGACTTGGAAGATGCGCACCGACTGAAAATATTGTCTTACGGCGAGGTGGAAACATTGTTACTCAGGCTTTGCAATGATCCGAAAATGCCTGCCAGACTTACGGAAATTGAAGATGAAGATGCAAAAATCAGCCTGTTAAGGGCAAAATCTATCAGCACATTGATTTTCCAATGCTCCGAGTTGTTTTATAATGAGCAGGAAACTATTCTTAACGGTGACTTCAACTCCGGCCTGATCGACGCAATTCCCGAGCCATACCGATCTGTGATGAAGGACATTTCGAAAATTTCTGTCAACAAAATTTACAATTATGCTTCCGTTGTCCAGATTGAAGTGGCTGGCTATAAGGTGATGGGCGGTTTGCTTGAAGAATTTGTTCCTGCCTACCTTAATAATAATTCCCACTACTCACGAAAATTGGTTGATCTTATCCCTAAACAATTTATCACCTCTAAAACAGATGAATATGCCAAAATTCAGACGGTTTTAGACTTTGTATCGGGCATGACGGATCTGTATGCAGTGGAATTGTTCAGAAAAATCAAAGGAATTTCGTTTCCGTCGCTTTCATAG
- a CDS encoding DUF3500 domain-containing protein, giving the protein MKKVMLLTAFLINILTFSTSENSQAAGIYVKETPAKDDKLAKKMSVAAVTFLKSLSADQLAETKLPYDDPARFDWNFTPRKRKGITFKTMSAAQRKVAMDMIKLVLSQEGYTKAEQIIDLENVLRVVETRPANDTYRDPENFAFLVFGEPGGDPWGWRVEGHHLSLHFSSIKGEIIYTPSFMGSNPGNVLADVPQKGLRILKSEEDFAFELLQSMNEKQLEKAIIGSTAPNEMFTSNSRKASLEKMQGIPMAEMTAEQKAAFKKLIMSYLQRYHVTLKNQQWSALEKSGLDKIHFAWMGDQKNIIGTGHGHYYRIHGLTFLIEFDNTQNGGNHIHSVVRDLVNDFGEDMLRKHYEKAH; this is encoded by the coding sequence ATGAAAAAGGTAATGTTACTAACAGCGTTTTTGATCAATATCCTCACTTTCAGCACCTCGGAAAATTCACAGGCTGCCGGAATTTATGTTAAAGAAACCCCCGCAAAGGACGATAAACTGGCCAAAAAAATGTCCGTTGCTGCCGTCACATTCCTGAAATCACTCTCGGCCGATCAACTGGCGGAAACCAAGCTCCCATACGATGATCCCGCCCGTTTCGACTGGAATTTCACGCCCCGAAAACGAAAGGGCATCACCTTCAAAACCATGAGCGCAGCGCAGCGAAAAGTGGCTATGGATATGATCAAGCTGGTTTTGAGCCAGGAAGGTTATACCAAAGCAGAGCAGATCATTGATCTGGAAAATGTGCTGAGGGTTGTTGAAACACGGCCTGCCAACGACACCTATCGCGATCCGGAAAACTTTGCTTTTCTGGTTTTCGGAGAACCGGGAGGCGATCCCTGGGGCTGGCGGGTGGAAGGGCATCATTTGTCGCTGCATTTCTCATCAATCAAAGGGGAGATCATTTATACGCCCAGTTTTATGGGCAGTAACCCAGGCAATGTGCTGGCGGATGTGCCGCAGAAAGGTTTGCGGATCTTGAAAAGTGAGGAGGATTTCGCATTTGAATTATTACAATCAATGAATGAAAAACAGCTGGAAAAAGCCATCATAGGAAGCACAGCGCCCAACGAAATGTTCACTTCCAATTCCAGAAAGGCATCTTTGGAAAAAATGCAAGGCATCCCTATGGCCGAAATGACCGCGGAGCAAAAGGCAGCCTTCAAAAAGCTGATTATGTCCTATTTGCAGCGTTACCACGTGACGTTGAAAAACCAGCAGTGGTCGGCATTGGAAAAAAGCGGCCTGGACAAAATACATTTCGCCTGGATGGGTGACCAGAAAAACATCATCGGGACAGGCCATGGCCACTACTACCGCATCCATGGCCTCACCTTCCTCATCGAATTCGATAACACCCAAAACGGCGGAAACCACATTCATTCGGTGGTAAGGGATTTGGTGAATGACTTCGGAGAGGATATGTTGCGCAAGCATTACGAGAAGGCGCATTAA
- a CDS encoding pseudouridine synthase produces the protein MTSIPTPHRYFIINKPPNMVSQFVSPDDVGLLGDLGFDFPEGIHAIGRLDGHSEGLLILTTNKRVTNLLFQGEVPHKRTYWVNVGHHVSDETLHKLRTGIGIQIKGGIEYVTAPCEVEIIPRPAILPPHSSESWEGVPNTWLEITLTEGKFHQIRKMVRTAGHRCKRLIRTSIEDLELGDLVAGGVKEIEENEFFRLLKIDNWK, from the coding sequence ATGACTTCAATTCCCACACCACACCGTTACTTCATTATCAACAAGCCCCCCAACATGGTTTCGCAATTTGTGAGTCCGGATGATGTGGGGCTGCTTGGGGATTTGGGGTTTGATTTTCCCGAGGGGATTCATGCAATTGGGCGGTTGGATGGGCATTCCGAGGGGCTTTTGATCCTTACTACGAATAAAAGAGTTACTAATCTCCTGTTTCAGGGAGAGGTTCCGCATAAGCGGACGTATTGGGTGAATGTGGGGCATCACGTGAGTGACGAAACGCTGCATAAGCTCAGAACGGGCATCGGGATACAAATAAAAGGAGGCATTGAATATGTGACGGCTCCTTGCGAAGTTGAAATTATTCCGAGGCCTGCGATATTACCGCCGCATTCGAGCGAGAGTTGGGAAGGTGTGCCTAACACCTGGCTGGAAATTACATTAACCGAAGGGAAATTCCACCAGATCCGGAAAATGGTGCGAACCGCCGGTCATCGCTGCAAACGACTCATCAGAACCAGCATAGAGGACCTGGAACTGGGCGACCTGGTTGCCGGTGGTGTAAAAGAGATTGAAGAGAACGAATTTTTTAGGTTATTGAAGATCGATAATTGGAAATAA
- a CDS encoding YccF domain-containing protein, producing the protein MNLIGNIIWLIFGGFIVFLEYMIVGFALCLTIIGIPFGVQCFKIGLLTLFPFGQQVRDVPGNTGCLSTIFNIIWIVLGGIWIAITHLVFGVILAITIIGLPFARQHFKLMSLSFTPFGKEIY; encoded by the coding sequence ATGAACTTAATAGGCAACATTATCTGGCTCATTTTTGGCGGATTTATCGTTTTTCTGGAATATATGATCGTTGGTTTTGCGCTTTGCCTGACCATTATCGGCATCCCATTTGGCGTTCAATGTTTCAAAATCGGGTTACTTACGCTGTTTCCTTTCGGGCAGCAGGTGAGGGACGTTCCCGGGAACACGGGTTGTTTATCCACTATTTTTAACATTATCTGGATTGTGCTTGGCGGGATCTGGATTGCGATCACGCACTTGGTTTTTGGCGTAATCCTCGCTATTACCATTATCGGCCTGCCATTTGCCCGACAACATTTCAAACTGATGAGCTTGTCCTTCACGCCTTTTGGCAAAGAAATTTACTAG
- a CDS encoding NAD(P)H-quinone oxidoreductase produces MKAIVISQPGGPEVLRIQERNVPQPADNEVLIKIYAAGINRPDVFQRKGNYPPPTWAPQDIPGLEVAGIIEQVGHHVTDWKKGDAVCALLAGGGYADFAVAQAGHCLPVPNGFNFVQAASLPETVFTVWHNVFQRGSLKSGENFLVHGGTSGIGITAIQLAKALGAKVFATAGSEEKCKACGALGAEICINYKTEDFEEKLKSEGADVILDMVGGDYIPKNIRLLREDGRLVFINTMKGGKLDGAEVDFGLIMKKRLTITGSTLRNRSNEFKTALAKEILTNVWPVIESGKFKTVIAAEFPLHEASKAHALMETSEHIGKIILVNDWES; encoded by the coding sequence ATGAAAGCCATTGTAATCTCGCAGCCCGGCGGCCCGGAAGTGCTTCGCATTCAAGAACGGAATGTGCCGCAACCAGCTGATAATGAAGTTTTAATTAAAATTTATGCAGCAGGAATTAATCGTCCTGACGTTTTCCAGCGCAAAGGAAATTATCCGCCGCCGACCTGGGCGCCACAGGATATTCCAGGGCTGGAAGTGGCCGGCATTATTGAGCAGGTTGGACATCATGTTACTGATTGGAAAAAAGGCGATGCCGTTTGCGCGTTGCTAGCCGGTGGCGGTTATGCAGATTTTGCCGTTGCGCAGGCCGGACATTGTCTGCCTGTTCCAAACGGCTTTAATTTCGTGCAGGCTGCATCTTTGCCGGAAACTGTTTTTACCGTTTGGCATAATGTGTTTCAGCGTGGCAGCTTGAAAAGCGGAGAAAACTTCCTGGTCCACGGTGGCACAAGCGGGATCGGGATTACGGCTATTCAGCTTGCGAAAGCGTTGGGAGCAAAAGTTTTTGCAACGGCCGGTTCGGAGGAAAAATGTAAGGCTTGCGGTGCATTGGGAGCAGAAATTTGTATCAACTACAAAACGGAAGATTTTGAGGAAAAGCTTAAAAGCGAAGGTGCAGACGTCATTCTGGACATGGTAGGAGGTGATTATATCCCAAAAAATATCCGATTGCTGCGGGAAGACGGCAGACTGGTTTTTATCAACACGATGAAAGGTGGCAAGCTCGACGGCGCTGAGGTTGATTTTGGATTGATCATGAAAAAACGGCTGACGATCACCGGCAGCACATTGCGTAACAGAAGCAACGAATTCAAGACTGCGCTTGCGAAAGAAATTCTGACGAATGTTTGGCCTGTAATCGAATCAGGAAAGTTTAAAACCGTGATAGCAGCTGAATTTCCCTTACATGAAGCATCGAAAGCGCATGCATTGATGGAAACAAGCGAACATATCGGTAAGATCATTTTGGTTAATGATTGGGAGTCGTAA
- a CDS encoding alpha/beta fold hydrolase, with product MLSNINISCICFTIYLTVRSAEIFGQHTLNGPNRPLEKGFAANLENDRTLSAGTAATHERSSTPDPDKMNLYFLSGLGADKRVFSKLELDDRFAVHYIDWIRPLKKESISDYAGRLVAQIDTTRPFQLVGLSFGGIIASELADIVHPEQIVIISSTPTGVPISKFYQGLTKFLLLSPFAAPFLKSTNSFTYKFFGADTPELKSLLKSILHDTDSKFLKWALVRMGSWKREDKLENLYHIHGTNDKLISIKLVKPDVMIDGAGHLMVYAQAKQISDILNKKLSDNWVTTPNH from the coding sequence ATGCTTTCGAATATCAACATTTCCTGCATTTGCTTCACGATCTACCTGACGGTCCGGAGCGCCGAAATTTTCGGTCAGCATACGTTAAATGGCCCTAACCGACCGTTAGAAAAAGGGTTTGCGGCAAATTTGGAGAATGACCGTACTTTATCCGCTGGAACGGCTGCTACACACGAAAGATCATCAACGCCCGACCCTGATAAAATGAACCTTTATTTTTTGAGCGGATTAGGCGCAGATAAGCGTGTTTTTAGCAAACTTGAATTGGACGACCGTTTCGCGGTGCATTATATAGATTGGATCAGGCCATTAAAGAAGGAGAGCATTTCAGACTATGCGGGCAGGCTGGTTGCACAAATTGATACAACCCGGCCATTCCAGTTGGTAGGGCTCTCTTTTGGGGGAATCATTGCTTCCGAGCTTGCAGACATTGTGCATCCGGAACAGATCGTGATCATTTCAAGCACACCAACGGGCGTTCCGATCTCTAAGTTTTATCAAGGACTTACCAAATTTTTGCTGCTCAGCCCATTCGCAGCGCCCTTTTTAAAGTCGACGAATTCTTTTACTTACAAATTTTTCGGCGCCGACACACCTGAGCTGAAATCTTTGCTAAAATCCATTTTACATGATACAGACAGCAAATTCCTGAAATGGGCATTGGTGAGAATGGGCAGCTGGAAAAGGGAAGACAAGCTGGAAAACCTGTATCACATTCACGGCACAAACGACAAACTGATTTCCATCAAACTCGTGAAACCGGATGTGATGATCGACGGTGCCGGACATTTAATGGTTTACGCACAGGCAAAGCAAATTTCGGACATTCTCAACAAAAAATTGAGCGATAACTGGGTTACGACTCCCAATCATTAA
- a CDS encoding TonB-dependent receptor plug domain-containing protein encodes MMTTFQFSLIRVLKNPAIFFLLLLANQLFAQDISLDPVTVTSSLVEKRASQTGRNIAVIKGEYFQNLPVHSIDDLLRYVPGVEIQARGPMGSQSDIVLRGGTFQQVLIILDGLRLNDPNTGHFNAYIPISPSEIERIEVLKGASSAIYGSDAVGGVIHVISKTFAARLQSGNEGENADDIQKTSINGTLTAGEYGLKNANVGAFVQRDKLAVSGGFLSNNASGVQQRGIKGYFHNNTASVSLNYALSPSLNVAVRSAYDHRDFAAQNFYTALKSDTASEKVKTSWNQIKIGYKKEKTAITLDGGYKFVRDQYLFNPHSIANDSKSQLWQGLLTWQQTFTQSTNLITGLNYQNRNIASNDRGNHSLSQLAPFVSLVQNIGPNFTVTPSVRLDWRESIGSEVVPQINLSYKKDKWQVRGSAGKTIRDADFTERFNNYQKALVTGGNVGNPALKAEKSFSYEAGADWFLTSSNTNQLKISGTFFQRLQNDLIDYVATPYAQMPRKENLSPTGTFGLALNIAEVNTTGFELDFQSVNALSSNQKLIFNAGLTWLKSESSNLEPSFYVSSHAKFLGNFSAIYQISGFSISLNGLYKHRAERAASAIEANISKDYFLLNAKAEYAFLNRSLAVFVQADNAFDVQYSDLLGSKMPGRWVMGGLRFNFVK; translated from the coding sequence ATGATGACAACTTTCCAATTTTCTTTAATCCGGGTTTTGAAAAACCCGGCAATTTTTTTCTTGCTACTCCTCGCTAATCAGCTCTTTGCACAGGATATTTCGCTTGATCCTGTAACTGTCACGTCTTCGCTTGTTGAAAAACGCGCCTCCCAAACTGGCCGCAACATTGCCGTTATCAAAGGCGAATATTTCCAAAACCTGCCTGTGCACAGCATCGATGATCTGCTTCGTTATGTGCCAGGCGTAGAAATTCAGGCGCGTGGACCCATGGGTTCGCAAAGCGACATTGTTTTGCGCGGCGGGACATTCCAGCAAGTGCTGATCATTCTGGATGGTTTAAGACTGAATGATCCAAATACAGGCCATTTCAACGCATACATCCCCATTTCCCCATCCGAAATCGAGCGTATCGAAGTTTTGAAAGGTGCTTCTTCGGCTATTTACGGTTCCGATGCCGTGGGCGGCGTTATTCATGTGATTTCCAAAACATTTGCTGCGCGCTTGCAGTCGGGAAATGAAGGTGAAAATGCGGATGACATACAGAAAACGAGCATTAATGGCACATTAACGGCTGGTGAATATGGCTTGAAAAACGCCAATGTGGGTGCATTTGTACAAAGGGATAAACTCGCGGTATCAGGCGGTTTTTTATCCAATAATGCTTCCGGCGTTCAGCAGCGTGGTATTAAGGGATATTTTCATAATAATACGGCGTCCGTTTCTCTTAATTATGCGCTTTCTCCAAGCCTCAATGTGGCCGTGCGGAGCGCCTATGATCATCGCGATTTTGCTGCGCAGAATTTTTACACAGCCCTCAAATCCGACACCGCGAGTGAAAAGGTGAAAACATCCTGGAATCAAATTAAAATTGGTTATAAGAAAGAAAAAACGGCGATTACGCTGGATGGAGGCTATAAATTTGTCCGTGATCAGTATTTATTTAACCCACATTCCATTGCTAATGACAGCAAATCGCAGTTGTGGCAAGGCTTGCTGACCTGGCAGCAAACATTCACGCAAAGCACGAACCTGATTACCGGACTAAATTATCAAAACCGGAACATTGCTTCCAATGACCGCGGTAATCATTCCCTGAGCCAGCTCGCGCCGTTTGTTTCGTTAGTCCAAAATATTGGCCCCAATTTTACGGTAACGCCCTCTGTGAGATTGGATTGGCGCGAAAGCATTGGTTCGGAAGTGGTGCCGCAGATTAATTTATCTTACAAAAAAGACAAATGGCAAGTGCGGGGAAGCGCGGGTAAAACGATCCGCGACGCTGACTTCACCGAAAGATTTAACAATTATCAAAAAGCGTTGGTAACAGGCGGAAATGTGGGTAATCCCGCATTAAAGGCCGAAAAATCATTCAGTTATGAAGCCGGGGCGGATTGGTTTCTGACCAGTAGCAACACAAATCAGCTCAAAATTTCCGGAACATTTTTCCAAAGACTTCAAAACGACCTGATCGATTACGTTGCAACGCCCTACGCCCAAATGCCGCGTAAAGAAAACCTCTCTCCCACAGGGACGTTTGGCTTGGCATTAAATATTGCAGAAGTGAATACAACGGGTTTCGAACTTGATTTTCAAAGTGTTAATGCTCTTTCTTCCAATCAAAAACTGATCTTTAATGCTGGATTAACCTGGCTAAAAAGCGAAAGCAGCAACTTGGAACCTTCCTTTTATGTGTCTTCCCATGCCAAGTTTCTGGGCAACTTCTCGGCCATTTACCAGATTTCCGGCTTCTCGATCAGTCTGAACGGTTTGTATAAACACAGGGCAGAACGCGCGGCATCAGCCATCGAAGCGAATATTTCGAAAGATTATTTCTTGCTGAATGCAAAGGCCGAGTATGCTTTTTTGAATCGCAGTCTGGCTGTATTTGTGCAGGCCGACAATGCATTTGATGTTCAGTACAGCGATTTGCTTGGCTCCAAAATGCCGGGGCGCTGGGTTATGGGCGGTTTGAGATTCAATTTTGTAAAATAG
- the pdxR gene encoding MocR-like pyridoxine biosynthesis transcription factor PdxR: protein MSSPVEIPFQSIVTIDRQNNTPVYLQISRQMINAIQRGVLYTGARLPGTRSLAEILEVHRKTVVAAYNELDAQGWIELRPNKGTFVTQKSSALSGKPLPFNADYLVKYPQKTGFAFEESMLLDRPVSVSKAELEFTDGLPDVRLAPMDKLAKAYSSVLRRNNNRKLLSYSHVEGNAFFRAKLADYLNNTRGLHIGKENIITTRGIQMGIYLASMLLLKKGDNVVVGNLSYYVANMIFQQAGANIISVPVDEQGISVDAVRKLCETKRIRMLYITPHHHYPTTVTLSAERRMELLNLSVQYGFIILEDDHDYDFHYNSSPVLPLASADPAGMVVYIGSFCKALAPGLRSGYIVAPQNLITELGKFRRIIDRQGDLMMEQALGELLDEGEIQRHIKKAQKIYHQRRDLLGTLLQADFQEYLNFKTPPGGLAIWTEWRKDINLMRLSKNCLKQNLHLPQTLLFQTGHLSAMRLGFGNLDEGEIRTAVEILNYSINL from the coding sequence ATGAGTAGTCCGGTTGAAATTCCATTCCAGAGTATTGTGACCATTGACCGGCAAAATAACACGCCGGTTTATCTTCAAATATCGCGTCAGATGATCAATGCGATCCAACGCGGTGTGTTGTATACGGGAGCCAGGTTACCGGGAACCCGTTCGCTTGCTGAAATTCTGGAAGTGCACAGAAAAACGGTGGTAGCGGCTTATAATGAGCTAGATGCGCAGGGCTGGATCGAACTCAGGCCCAACAAAGGAACATTCGTCACCCAAAAATCATCCGCACTTTCCGGCAAGCCGCTGCCTTTTAATGCTGATTATTTAGTTAAATATCCTCAAAAAACTGGCTTTGCATTTGAAGAAAGCATGCTTCTGGACAGGCCGGTGTCCGTTTCCAAAGCCGAGCTGGAATTCACCGACGGGCTTCCGGACGTGCGCCTGGCTCCTATGGACAAGCTGGCAAAAGCCTATTCGAGCGTTTTGAGGAGAAATAACAACCGGAAATTGCTCAGCTATTCTCACGTTGAAGGTAATGCATTTTTTAGAGCAAAACTTGCTGATTATCTGAACAATACGCGGGGATTGCACATTGGAAAAGAGAATATTATAACGACGCGCGGAATACAAATGGGTATTTATCTGGCATCTATGCTGCTCCTAAAAAAGGGTGACAATGTGGTGGTAGGTAACCTGAGTTATTACGTGGCGAACATGATTTTCCAGCAGGCGGGGGCCAACATTATTTCGGTTCCGGTAGATGAGCAGGGCATTTCTGTGGACGCCGTGCGGAAATTATGCGAAACGAAGCGTATCCGCATGCTTTACATTACACCGCACCATCATTACCCGACTACTGTGACCCTGAGCGCGGAGCGGCGCATGGAATTGCTTAATCTTTCTGTGCAATATGGCTTCATCATTCTGGAAGATGACCACGATTATGATTTTCATTACAATAGTAGTCCGGTTTTACCGCTGGCAAGCGCCGATCCGGCGGGAATGGTGGTTTATATTGGCTCCTTTTGCAAAGCTTTGGCGCCCGGATTACGCTCCGGCTACATTGTTGCGCCGCAAAATCTGATCACTGAGCTCGGAAAATTTCGCAGGATCATTGACCGGCAAGGCGATTTAATGATGGAACAGGCTTTGGGAGAGTTGTTGGATGAGGGCGAAATTCAACGGCATATCAAGAAAGCGCAAAAGATTTATCACCAGCGGCGGGATCTTTTAGGGACATTACTGCAAGCAGATTTTCAGGAATATCTCAATTTTAAAACACCGCCGGGCGGCCTTGCTATCTGGACGGAATGGCGAAAGGATATAAATTTAATGCGTCTTAGCAAAAACTGTTTGAAGCAAAACCTGCATTTACCTCAAACATTGCTTTTCCAGACCGGACACCTCAGCGCTATGCGACTTGGATTCGGAAACCTGGACGAAGGAGAAATAAGGACGGCGGTTGAAATCCTGAATTATTCAATTAATTTGTGA
- a CDS encoding D-arabinono-1,4-lactone oxidase yields the protein MNKRTFIKLSSALMTAPLFTPLTGWAKADKLKNWAGNLEYSTERLDQAKTLGQVQEIVKKYPRLKVLGTRHCFNNIADTKDQFISLVNAEEHIVLDEKNKTVTVNSGMKYGQLSPYMHKKGFALHNLASLPHISVAGACATATHGSGDKNGNLATAVSAMEMVTAAGEVVQLSRKNDGEKFNAAVVNLGALGVVTKVTLDMVPTFMMGQFVYENLPLDQLKDNFEKIESSGYSVSLFTNWQSKDITEVWVKQKIEDGKPLEPEKEFFGAKLATKNLHPIPELSAENCTEQMGVSGPWYERMPHFKMGFTPSSGVELQSEFFVPRKNAVDAIMAISKLGNQVGPHLLTSEIRTIAADDFWMSPCYKQDSVAIHFTWKQEWDAVSKLLPIIERELAPYDVRPHWGKLFSVSPDLLAKRYVKMEEFITLAIEMDPKGKFRNDFLNLNIFRV from the coding sequence ATGAACAAGAGAACCTTTATTAAACTTTCATCCGCATTAATGACAGCTCCATTATTTACGCCATTAACTGGCTGGGCGAAAGCCGATAAGTTGAAGAACTGGGCCGGAAACCTGGAATACAGCACAGAGCGGCTGGATCAGGCGAAGACTTTGGGACAGGTTCAGGAGATTGTTAAGAAATATCCCAGGCTAAAAGTCCTTGGAACGCGGCATTGCTTCAACAATATTGCGGATACGAAGGACCAGTTTATCTCGCTGGTGAATGCTGAGGAACACATTGTTTTGGATGAAAAAAATAAAACAGTTACGGTTAATTCCGGTATGAAATATGGTCAGTTAAGCCCCTATATGCATAAAAAAGGCTTTGCGCTGCATAACCTGGCGTCGCTGCCGCACATTTCCGTTGCGGGCGCCTGCGCCACGGCCACGCATGGATCCGGGGATAAAAACGGAAACCTGGCAACGGCTGTGTCGGCGATGGAAATGGTAACTGCGGCTGGTGAGGTGGTGCAATTGAGCCGTAAAAATGACGGAGAAAAATTCAATGCGGCTGTTGTGAATTTGGGGGCTTTGGGTGTGGTTACGAAGGTTACGCTGGATATGGTGCCAACATTTATGATGGGGCAGTTTGTTTACGAAAATCTGCCTCTGGATCAATTGAAGGATAATTTTGAGAAAATAGAATCAAGCGGATATAGTGTGAGTTTGTTTACAAATTGGCAGAGTAAGGACATTACGGAAGTTTGGGTTAAGCAAAAGATAGAAGACGGGAAGCCATTGGAACCCGAAAAGGAATTCTTTGGTGCAAAACTAGCTACTAAAAACCTGCATCCGATCCCTGAACTTTCTGCCGAAAACTGCACGGAACAAATGGGCGTTTCCGGCCCCTGGTACGAACGCATGCCGCATTTTAAAATGGGTTTTACACCGAGCAGCGGCGTGGAGCTGCAATCGGAATTTTTTGTACCGAGAAAAAACGCGGTAGACGCTATTATGGCCATTTCCAAGCTCGGAAATCAGGTTGGCCCACATTTGCTGACCTCTGAAATCCGGACCATTGCGGCGGATGATTTTTGGATGAGCCCGTGTTACAAGCAGGATTCTGTGGCGATTCATTTTACCTGGAAACAGGAATGGGATGCGGTTAGCAAGCTGCTGCCAATCATTGAGCGTGAACTGGCGCCCTATGATGTGCGCCCGCATTGGGGTAAATTGTTTTCGGTTTCTCCGGACCTGCTTGCTAAGCGATATGTTAAAATGGAAGAATTCATAACACTGGCTATTGAAATGGATCCAAAAGGGAAGTTTAGGAATGACTTCCTTAACCTGAATATTTTCAGGGTTTAG